In Aspergillus fumigatus Af293 chromosome 2, whole genome shotgun sequence, a genomic segment contains:
- a CDS encoding SAP domain-containing protein, protein MTTDYSKKTNAELVEILKSRSLPHTGKKAEMVARLQEDDQNKAKAATAPAPAPAAKTDAADDVIDWEDDDVPAADTTAVKPSTEAGAAAIAAGGKGAVANPVAVPNQKVDTDPATTNDLKVESKGAAPSAESGAQGHEGTEGAPVEAAPAAPAEEKPAPDYSMGLPITEMEEELKKRKARAEKFGITEESKAAIAEAEKQLERAKRFGTVVHPTPAGGVKGLDEALPTEKSRKRGRGDNDQASRGGKRRDIGGRGKFRGKGRGNRNQNQRNEGNAGKTSGQSNLSEKDRKKQVIVSITGSEY, encoded by the exons ATGACCACCGACTACAGCAAGAAGACGAACGCGGAGCTAGTGGAGATTCTCAAATCTCGCTCGCTCCCTCACACAGGCAAGAAGGCGGAGATGGTCGCTCGCCTCCAGGAAGACGACCAAAACAAAGCCAAGGCCGCAACggcccctgcccctgcccctgctgcAAAGACTGACGCCGCGGACGACGTCATTGActgggaagatgatgatgtacctgctgctgatactACTGCCGTGAAGCCTTCAACTGAGGCTGGCGccgctgccattgctgctggcgGCAAAGGTGCGGTCGCCAACCCCGTCGCTGTTCCGAACCAGAAAGTCGATACCGACCCCGCTACTACGAACGATCTGAAGGTCGAATCAAAGGGCGCGGCACCATCGGCCGAGAGTGGGGCGCAAGGGCACGAAGGCACGGAAGGTGCGCCAGTTGAGGCAGCACCTGCTGCGCCGGCCGAAGAAAAACCGGCACCGGACTATTCTATGGGGCTGCCCATCACcgagatggaagaggagttGAAGAAACGCAAGGCTCGCGCGGAGAAGTTTGGTATTACCGAGGAGTCTAAGGCTGCAATtgcggaggcggagaagcaaCTCGAAAGGGCGAAGCGGTTCGGTACTGTGGTTCATCCTACTCCTGCTGGTGGTGTCAAAGGCCTGGACGAAGCTCTCCCGACAGAGAAGTCTCGCAAGAGAGGCCGGGGTGATAATGACCAAGCCTCACGAGGGGGCAAGCGACGTGATATTGGCGGCCGAGGCAAATTCCGGGGAAAAGGCCGCGGAAATCGAAACCAGAATCAACGGAATGAAGGAAACGCTGGGAAAACAAGCGGGCAGAGTAACCTGAGTGAGAAAGATC GAAAGAAACAAGTAATAGTCTCAATTACTGGATCGGAATATTAG